In a genomic window of Phaeodactylum tricornutum CCAP 1055/1 chromosome 6, whole genome shotgun sequence:
- a CDS encoding predicted protein — protein MTSFHSSNSNGNLHHGLSNSSSSNNNIHLGVVATSPSSAGDGRRPSSTRRVFAWGNWRFRIQQLRILDACIDGAQWALEGLVYLIGPLLIGLALGIVSLLIFVYVTILLPMLQLKYTDTPGKTVLLALHTAYVTIVTGNVLYNYALCVVTRNAHPPARYAAVVRELAAVTDFCWPETPAQVTAYKHDFEDKMILRIRRRQRLATSPPADEDAVGLTQRRTTTAVPSSPSVNAPAVTPGSSGSNQPVRQWMLMGPFEWGFCPNSYQPKPPRSHYDHVTKTLVLNLDHYCRLSTLALVFALFVFSLVVNSPWMFNAIGYFNYRYFVNFMIYIFLGMVYGTALTLQPFLYLHTDEFRTHSREERAARDRLPRPYPMMPHRDEKMLVSLAFMLCLAVGIAVAILGGFHVYLVLTGQTTIEFHANWAAQRRARKEGVRNHALVARVLAQYAAAGILARTGTGERYSSAQCRPATTLRKFGFV, from the exons ATGACTTCCTTTCACAGCAGTAACAGCAACGGCAATCTCCATCACGGTCTTTCGAAtagtagcagcagcaacaacaacattcaCCTGGGGGTGGTAGCAACGTCCCCATCGTCCGCAGGCGACGGACGCCGACCTTCTTCCACGCGACGCGTCTTTGCCTGGGGGAATTGGCGATTTCGAATCCAACAACTCCGAATCCTGGATGCCTGTATCGACGGAGCCCAGTGGGCGTTGGAAGGTCTCGTGTACCTCATTGGTCCCTTGCTGATCGGTTTGGCCTTGGGTATCGTTTCCTTGTTGATCTTCGTCTACGTCACAATCCTTCTACCCATGCTGCAACTCAAGTACACCGATACACCCGGAAAAACTGTACTCCTCGCCTTGCACACTGCCTACGTTACCATCGTTACCGGCAACGTTCTCTACAATTACGCTCTCTGTGTCGTTACCCGCAACGCGCATCCGCCAGCCCGGTACGCCGCCGTCGTTCGGGAACTCGCCGCCGTCACCGACTTTTGCTGGCCCGAAACGCCGGCACAAGTCACGGCCTACAAACACGACTTTGAGGACAAAATGATCCTCCGCATCCGACGTCGACAACGTCTGGCGACGTCACCCCCGGCCGACGAAGATGCGGTTGGGCTTACCCAACGCCGGACAACGACGGCGGTTCCGTCATCCCCGTCCGTGAACGCTCCAGCAGTGACGCCGGGGTCTTCCGGATCCAATCAACCCGTTCGTCAATGGATGCTCATGGGGCCGTTCGAATGGGGATTTTGTCCGAATTCCTACCAACCCAAACCTCCCCGATCGCATTACGATCACGTCACCAAAACACTCGTTCTCAATCTGGACCACTACTG TCGTCTCTCGACGCTTGCCTTggtttttgctttgtttgttttTTCTTTGGTTGTCAACAGCCCGTGGATGTTCAATGCGA TCGGCTACTTCAATTATCGCTATTTCGTCAATTTTATGATCTACATTTTTCTCGGCATGGTCTACGGAACCGCCCTGACGTTGCAACCCTTCCTCTACCTACACACGGACGAATTCCGCACACACTCGCGAGAAGAACGAGCCGCACGCGATCGTCTGCCACGCCCGTATCCCATGATGCCGCACCGGGACGAAAAAATGCTCGTCTCCCTAGCCTTTATGCTCTGTCTCGCCGTAGGCATTGCCGTCGCCATCCTCGGGGGCTTTCATGTCTACCTCGTATTGACGGGACAAACGACGATTGAATTCCACGCCAACTGGGCCGCACAACGGCGAGCCCGCAAGGAGG GTGTACGGAACCACGCATTGGTGGCTCGCGTTCTGGCCCAGTACGCGGCAGCCGGAATTCTTGCCCGTACCGGTACCGGGGAAAGATACTCGTCGGCGCAATGCCGTCCGGCCACAACGCTCCGAAAGTTTGGCTTCGTTTGA
- a CDS encoding predicted protein, translating to MSGTTATASPESSAPLRYAPGVLTQWTIGMLVAHAVSAAMTVAVLTAAWNQPSRQAAMAFYGVYHRNPMNQLIHFFGVPAILWTGFVFGAHLPWSPALMVPRVAPPLLPDIPKHYVTYATVWCLFYTFYYIKIDPVGGLLYAPFLYGMYASAVRWTLTDQTNAKHEINKPPPWTGTGKVLWWAILVHLLAWYVQIHPGHKMFEGAQPALLQSLGASFSSAPLFAFYEGVWFLGLRHTFREQVRDLVQQYTIELCQGGSTMRACTV from the coding sequence ATGAGTGGGACGACAGCAACTGCATCGCCGGAATCATCAGCGCCGCTACGATACGCTCCGGGAGTGCTCACGCAATGGACGATCGGGATGCTTGTAGCCCACGCCGTGTCCGCAGCCATGACGGTCGCTGTTCTGACCGCGGCATGGAACCAGCCCAGTCGTCAAGCCGCCATGGCCTTTTACGGAGTCTACCACCGTAATCCTATGAATCAGCTCATCCATTTTTTTGGTGTGCCAGCGATTCTCTGGACGGGGTTTGTCTTTGGCGCTCACTTACCATGGTCACCCGCTTTGATGGTTCCACGTGTAGCACCACCACTTCTACCCGACATTCCCAAACACTACGTCACCTACGCGACCGTGTGGTGTCTGTTCTATACATTCTATTACATCAAAATTGATCCCGTTGGTGGACTGCTGTACGCTCCTTTCTTGTATGGCATGTACGCCAGCGCTGTGCGTTGGACGCTTACAGACCAAACGAACGCCAAGCACGAAATTAACAAACCGCCACCGTGGACCGGTACGGGTAAGGTGTTGTGGTGGGCTATATTGGTCCATCTTTTGGCCTGGTACGTGCAGATTCATCCCGGCCACAAAATGTTCGAAGGGGCCCAACCTGCGCTACTGCAAAGCCTCGGTGCATCGTTCAGCAGTGCCCCACTCTTTGCCTTTTACGAAGGAGTTTGGTTTCTGGGTTTGCGACATACTTTCCGAGAGCAAGTCCGAGATCTGGTGCAGCAGTATACAATCGAGCTCTGTCAAGGTGGATCCACCATGAGAGCGTGTACGGTCTAG
- a CDS encoding predicted protein produces the protein MTKGSVRRVEEGIDQCTSYGILQTPYNEVEEVPPYAGIMFEVYSKADPLEILTFEFNMRIANATSMEVEIYTLKGPFEFDFANQTAWTLLAKSTVVPAPEGTGGVIVPMLEFNPVTMQPRERRSFYITMKGPYIDHTVDALQKTGELSMRGDQLDIFVGAGSNSYLFPNELDTTVDPQFAGVIHYRRSLACNQNIRSTDASFHFLSEEIASPALMAAVDNAISEAIGTLLEKDSLLREFKERSALQVSGLPKSLLLEYEGMVVSQTVTFLHLDNLDGGALLYHLYRYGRAIEQFIVDVIEGDIKAQYVGLESVEAPFSITISGVPPGIVMGPAEISYFSASTKTFLGGSAADPSIQVYEVVVNEQKIEENRRRLRNGEALQIQGMIKGSQAAFLTGNDFSNAMQAAFREERERFITALTLGALRPSEIIESEGFFYFAAVSGAAGRVDVGTPSVASSLGDEGSTTNTLKIAIGVGVASLFLLLTSLYLLIRQQRKKANYRKEVDAYREERRTIEKIIRLKEKEKRRIIGLADNDKLKRHTDTSDDNSTDEDVYIHPLQQENSDSVKPILPQASTKRSNDLQTHMNRRNPSKKEERIPEKNDHASVCRSAAAPSLEQALKALPARQARLDSRSLGPPSPASPTLIDTCSLSGIKRNSALSKANKETLKELSTLDKTNKALPEQKSPTDSRSLKSHSPLYRQAPDAHPLTKPAPNTLGKKSKAAKRTMHPEPHASGSPCISTEGAISPLDQALRSLPQRKRRPDSRSLGQEEQIHPRPMGSRSSAEPRHGCAPERASSFHGNVCGTRGPSFLPGTATKNRSETRLLNIESRTAGKSLDGRNLDAQNSPATPQERFLQVTLHRSQVQEDSAAINLTPPMSPYCRGQRRPTSDTNPDTDSTHAQRSRSRSIEDAKYTFGNRGSRTPSKAMPKPSDQGVGQTLKKDSGQNLPKERHVPPRARSFEGPTTKSRQDAPANRRVPPRSRSHDV, from the exons ATGACAAAGGGGAGCGTTCGGCGTGTTGAAGAGGGCATTGACCAGTGTACATCGTATGGTATTCTCCAAACACCTTACAATGAAGTAGAGGAAGTACCGCCATACGCTGGTATTATGTTCGAAGTATACTCAAAAGCAGATCCCCTGGAAATCCTCACCTTCGAATTCAACATGCGGATCGCAAATGCAACCTCCATGGAAGTTGAAATCTATACTTTGAAAGGACCATTCGAATTTGACTTTGCAAATCAAACTGCATGGACTCTCTTGGCGAAAAGCACAGTCGTCCCAGCACCAGAAGGTACTGGCGGAGTAATTGTACCGATGCTGGAATTCAACCCGGTTACTATGCAGCCTCGAGAAAGAAGATCTTTCTACATCACAATGAAAGGTCCGTACATTGATCACACGGTAGATGCGCTTCAGAAGACAGGCGAACTCTCAATGCGGGGAGACCAGCTCGACATTTTTGTCGGGGCTGGGTCAAATAGCTACTTGTTTCCGAATGAACTAGATACTACCGTTGATCCACAGTTTGCTGGGGTGATTCATTACCGCAGATCTCTGGCCTGCAACCAAAATATTCGGTCAACCGATGCCAGCTTTCATTTTCTCTCAGAAGAAATTGCAAGCCCAGCGCTCATGGCAGCTGTTGACAATGCTATCTCGGAAGCAATCGGGACGTTGCTGGAAAAGGACTCCCTGTTGAGGGAATTCAAGGAAAGGTCTGCATTACAAGTAAGCGGCCTGCCAAAGTCGCTACTTCTGGAATACGAAGGTATGGTTGTTTCACA AACTGTCACATTCCTTCACCTCGACAATCTCGATGGAGGTGCTTTGCTGTACCACCTCTATCGCTATGGAAGGGCGATAGAACAGTTTATAGTTGATGTCATTGAGGGAGACATCAAGGCTCAGTATGTTGGTCTAGAAAGTGTGGAGGCTCCCTTTTCGATCACAATTTCGGGAGTACCCCCAGGAATCGTGATGGGTCCAGCAGAGATCAGCTACTTTTCGGCTTCGACTAAAACATTCTTGGGAGGCTCCGCTGCTGATCCGTCTATTCAGGTGTATGAAGTCGTTGTAAACGAGCAAAAAATAGAAGAAAACCGTCGGCGACTTCGAAATGGTGAGGCTCTCCAAATCCAAGGCATGATTAAGGGCTCTCAAGCAGCCTTTCTTACAGGAAACGATTTCTCAAACGCCATGCAAGCCGCGTTTCGAGAGGAACGAGAAAGGTTTATCACGGCGCTAACACTTGGCGCACTAAGACCAAGTGAGATCATCGAAAGCGAAGGTTTCTTTTATTTTGCTGCAGTCTCAGGCGCTGCCGGTCGAGTCGATGTTGGCACTCCTAGCGTTGCTAGTAGTCTAGGCGACGAAGGCTCGACTACCAATACGTTGAAAATTGCAATCGGAGTTGGTGTAGCCAGTTTGTTCTTGCTCTTAACGTCGCTGTATTTGCTAATTCGGCAACAACGGAAGAAGGCGAACTATAGAAAGGAGGTTGACGCGTATCGCGAGGAACGAAGGACGATCGAAAAAATTATCAGATTGAAAGAGAAGGAGAAACGCAGAATTATTGGATTAGCAGACAATGACAAACTAAAGCGGCACACGGATACTTCGGACGATAATTCTACCGACGAAGATGTCT ACATTCACCCTTTACAACAGGAGAATTCAGATTCCGTAAAGCCCATCTTGCCGCAAgcttcaacaaaaagaagcaacgaTTTGCAAACGCACATGAACAGAAGAAACCCCTCGAAAAAAGAGGAGAGGATACCAGAGAAGAATGATCATGCCTCAGTATGTCGCTCAGCAGCAGCTCCATCTCTGGAGCAAGCCCTTAAAGCCCTTCCGGCTCGACAAGCTCGTCTGGATTCGAGGTCGTTAGGGCCACCATCGCCGGCTAGCCCCACGCTCATTGACACTTGTTCATTGTCAGGAATAAAAAGAAACAGCGCTCTATCGAAAGCCAACAAGGAGACACTCAAGGAACTGTCAACTCTCGATAAGACCAATAAAGCGCTACCTGAACAAAAAAGTCCAACGGATTCCCGCTCGTTGAAGTCTCATTCACCGCTCTATCGCCAAGCTCCGGATGCGCACCCTCTGACAAAACCCGCGCCCAATACGTTGGGCAAGAAGTCAAAAGCGGCCAAACGAACAATGCATCCTGAACCTCATGCCAGCGGAAGCCCATGTATATCGACTGAAGGCGCAATTTCGCCGTTGGATCAAGCTCTTCGATCTTTGCCTCAACGAAAGCGGCGACCTGATTCCCGTTCTTTAGGTCAAGAAGAACAGATACACCCCAGACCCATGGGCAGTCGTTCTTCGGCCGAGCCAAGACACGGTTGTGCACCAGAAAgagcttcttcttttcatGGGAACGTTTGTGGCACGCGTGGTCCATCTTTCCTTCCGggcacagcaacaaaaaaccGGTCCGAGACTCGACTTCTAAACATAGAGTCCCGTACCGCTGGTAAATCGCTTGACGGGAGAAACCTAGACGCACAAAATTCTCCGGCGACGCCGCAGGAAAGATTTTTGCAAGTTACCCTCCATAGATCTCAGGTCCAGGAAGACAGCGCCGCAATTAATTTGACTCCACCGATGTCGCCGTATTGTCGTGGACAGAGGCGCCCAACATCTGATACGAACCCCGACACAGACAGTACCCACGCCCAACGAAGTCGATCCAGATCGATCGAGGATGCCAAGTATACCTTTGGTAATCGAGGGTCGCGGACGCCATCAAAAGCTATGCCAAAACCCAGTGATCAGGGAGTCGGTCAAACTCTGAAAAAGGATTCTGGCCAGAATCTGCCCAAAGAAAGGCATGTTCCTCCTCGAGCGAGGTCGTTCGAAGGCCCAACGACAAAGAGTCGTCAGGACGCTCCAGCGAATCGGCGTGTTCCGCCTCGGTCAAGATCCCACGATGTCTAA